The genomic stretch TTGCTCACACCATGCTTTTTGCAGGGCTTTGAATACCTCTAAACTAATTTCTGCCTGTTGCCCAAACGAGTCAATATGAGTACGGATGGCTTGGGTTCCATGGGCATAGCTGCACTTTAAACCAAATTCCATGCGACGATAGACATCTTCCGCCTGCCAATACTGTTGGCTATCTATTTTTGCGGCTTCAAGAGCACTGTCAAAGGTACCATCAGGATTAGGAGAACGTGTCCAAATATGACCTTTATCTAAATGGGTATGCATATCCACAAAACAAGGCCACACTTGCCCACCGCGCAAGTTTACACTTGGTGTCTCTCCCGTATCGCAGGCATCGGCAGTGATAATTTGGACAATATTACCCTCAGCAATTTCCAGGTCCATTAAACATAAGCCTTCCCCTGTTTGCTGGGCTGTCACACTAGAGTCATTGAGGCTTAAGACTGACGCAGGTACATGGACATTTTTCAGCCAGTAGTGTTCCGCTGTTGGAATCATCAGATTTAATTAATGCTTTAATATTTAGGAACTCAAGAGTTCAAAGTACTCTCTATTTTCTCCTCTGTGTGTCTCTGTAGTGCGTTTCTGTCAATTCTCTCTTTTGACAGCACTTTCATGCCAATTACGCAACAAAAAGTCAGAGACAACAGTCAACCCGACAAAAATGGCTACACCTAAACTTGTCGTCATCAATAAAGCCGCAAACATCCGAGGAATTTGCAGATTATAGCTTGCCATTAAAATTTGATAAGCAATACCCGATCGCGTCCCTCCAGTCCCCGCCACAAACTCCGCCACCACCGCACCAATCAACGCCAAACCCCCACTAATCCGCAATCCTCCCAAGAAATAAGGCAAAGCACTGGGTAAACGCAGATACACCAGAGTCTGCCAGCGTGAAGCTTTATAAAGCTGAAACACATTACTCAAATTGTGGTCAACGCTGTTGAGTCCCAGAGTAGTGTTAGAAACAATCGGAAAAAATGCCACAATCCAGGCACAAACCACCAAAGCAGCAAAAGTATTGTTCCTCATCCAGATAATAATTAAGGGTGCGATCGCAACAATTGGCGTTGTTTGCAAAATCACTGCATAAGGGAAAAAACTCCGTTCAATCCACTTATTCTGAGTAAATAAAATCGCCACCAACAATCCAGAAACCACCGCTGCTACAAAAGCCGCAAGTGTAATTTGCAGGGTAATTATGAGTGACGGGAACAGTTCATTCCAATCCCGAATCAACGTTTGAAACACTAAAAACGGCCCTGGCAGCAAGTAAGGTGGCATCTTAGTTACCTGCACAAAAATCTCCCATGCCAGGATTACCAAGACACCAACCACCACCGGAGCAATCACATCAGGTGAAACTAACTTTTTGCACCAAGCGACCCAAATCGCCTGAGGGGATTGGGTAACGACACGGTTTCTATCGTTTGATACCATCGAATTTTTTTCTGGCGTAGGGAGCATAAGAATTTATCCGCAAATCCCTTTCAGTCACGACCGAACATCTGTGTCTATTCCCATTGGTTAGACCTTCTCTAAAAAACACTAGCGCACGAGGAGGGTAAGAGCTAATTGTCAAGAGAATCTAACATGGCGTCCAATATGGCTTGAATTAGGTTTTAGCCTGAATCCAATCTAGAAAAGATTGCTTTCAGGAAGTAGTTAAAACTAAGGATAAGGAGAAAAGAAAATGTTGGGTTGACTATGAAACGAAGGGTTAGCTATTGAAAAGCCACTCGATCAACTCTTTATCGAATAGCTCTGGCTCTTCAAAGTGAGGCGCATGACTGCTCTTCTCAAATATACGGATAGTAAGATTACTGAACTTGTCTCTCACTCCTTCCCACAAATACGCTGGTGGAACGAAGTAGTCATAGCGACCAAGAGCAAGAAACACAGGGGAAAGCAACTTATCTAAGTTCTCAGTAATATCGATGTCGCGAAAAACCTCGCCCCAGACATAATCAAACACAGCCATATTTACTTCTACACCTTCCCAAA from Microcoleus sp. AS-A8 encodes the following:
- a CDS encoding ABC transporter permease yields the protein MVSNDRNRVVTQSPQAIWVAWCKKLVSPDVIAPVVVGVLVILAWEIFVQVTKMPPYLLPGPFLVFQTLIRDWNELFPSLIITLQITLAAFVAAVVSGLLVAILFTQNKWIERSFFPYAVILQTTPIVAIAPLIIIWMRNNTFAALVVCAWIVAFFPIVSNTTLGLNSVDHNLSNVFQLYKASRWQTLVYLRLPSALPYFLGGLRISGGLALIGAVVAEFVAGTGGTRSGIAYQILMASYNLQIPRMFAALLMTTSLGVAIFVGLTVVSDFLLRNWHESAVKREN